In Daphnia magna isolate NIES linkage group LG5, ASM2063170v1.1, whole genome shotgun sequence, a single genomic region encodes these proteins:
- the LOC116922784 gene encoding peroxidase gives MMSRWIILSALTCLISAAIASDNKEAPKELTNSSERVRRQFQSWGPLSSDVNPTHPFGQEKFKDDFVEYDPSGLGFEIKKPPFFFDVIDEQSVAFKPAPYVSTKSSSHPELKQSYHNPYAEPHRPTLSSSNPHDPIRKPIYPSNYPVISQPEWRPASIPETYPTRQPPYPTVPDQLGEKHSLYCPKMAGYESKCRHAKDCAIWYDLVLTFPGTTCKLSNGHPGICCPDIPYNGRSRGPVKQENKKIVKLERQCIDIYSVNAAAHAGEFQLKLMDETERLLRIHNVTVRPNSSAYNHLTFFQTTTEAQRLSRGALIAIETTRELGKRFKLNPEQTAFGLSQFKLRDTILSNTCPADPICDRKTLRSPFRTMDGSCNNIKHPSWGKSMTQFERATVPAYADGIWQPRESKKGGQLPSPRLVSISVVLDKDAPSQVDTHWVMQYGQFVVHDLAFTTLFRTNADTGIQCCTEGGKFLTKTELIHPQCLPIEIPIDDPFYAKFGQRCMNFVRSTPAPRSDCSLGPAEQMNGNTHFLDQSNVYGSDVNTAAALRTFEKGQLKVTRRKGHHELDLLPSDNATQINCALSKAVSGIHPPPEVRCFKAGDIRPNQNPNLAVTHTIFLREHNRLAAELSYLNPHWDDERLYQEARRISIAQMQHITCNEWLPGVVGREKMQELGMLPLQHGFSNDYDANVNPGILNEFSGASFRFGHSLIQGKQDLINHRREKESHILLRQHFLKTQTLYTPGNLDKFLIGLATQPRQDFDNYFTEEVTNHLFEEEGKGFGLDLVSLNIQRGREHGIPGYNTFRALCGLHRAKDFKDLLDVISPAIVERFELLYDSVDDIDLFIGGISESKVEGASVGPTFQCMIAQQFSRLKRGDRFFYDLAGQPGSFTEEQLYEIRQTSFARLICDNSHVQHTQPLVFKLESVQNPVVGCESPSIPRVNLLAWQEGNDKYFKRPYDTPYTKISY, from the exons ATGATGTCGCGATGGATCATCCTATCCGCCTTAACGTGTCTAATTTCTGCTGCGATTGCTAGCGACAATAAAGAGGCACCAAAAGAACTTACCAACAGCAGCGAACGTGTTCGACGTCAGTTTCAATCATGGGGTCCCTTGTCATCAGACGTAAACCCCACGCATCCATTCGgacaagaaaaattcaaagacGACTTTGTTGAGTACGATCCTTCAGGTCTCGGATTTGAGATCAAGAAGCCTCCGTTTTTTTTCGACGTTATCGACGAACAATCTGTAGCCTTTAAACCAGCTCCTTATGTCTCCACAAAGTCATCGTCACACCCCGAATTAAAACAAAGTTACCACAATCCGTACGCTGAACCACATCGGCCAACTTTGAGTTCATCAAACCCCCACGATCCTATCCGTAAACCAATTTATCCGAGCAATTATCCCGTCATCTCACAGCCAGAATGGAGACCTGCATCGATACCAGAAACGTATCCTACAAGACAACCTCCCTATCCTACTGTTCCAGATCAATTAGGCGAAAAGCATTCGCTTTATTGCCCGAAAATGGCTGGGTACGAATCCAAGTGTCGACATGCCAAAGACTGTGCCATCTGGTACGATCTTGTACTAACTTTTCCTGGAACAACCTGCAAATTATCAAATGGACATCCAGGAATCTGCTGTCCAGATATTCCCTACAATG GTCGCAGTAGAGGACCAGTTAAACAAGAGAACAAGAAAATCGTGAAACTGGAACGCCAGTGTATTGATATTTACTCTGTAAATGCGGCTGCCCATGCAGGAGAGTTCCAGTTGAAGTTAATGGACGAAACAGAGCGACTTCTTCGCATCCACAATGTTACAGTGAGACCCAATTCATCCGCTTACAAtcatttgacattttttcaaacaacaaccGAAGCACAACGACTCAGTCGGGGAGCTTTAATTGCTATTGAAACTACCAGAGAACTCGGCAAAAG ATTTAAACTGAATCCGGAGCAGACTGCGTTTGGATTGAGCCAATTCAAACTGCGAGATACAATTTTGTCCAATACGTGTCCTGCAGATCCCATCTGCGATCGCAAAACTCTTCGTTCACCCTTCCGGACGATGGATGGCTCTTGTAATAACATTAAGCATCCTTCCTGGGGAAAGTCGATGACCCAATTTGAACGCGCTACCGTCCCAGCTTATGCTGATG GTATTTGGCAGCCTAGGGAATCGAAGAAAGGTGGTCAGCTTCCTAG TCCCCGATTGGTGTCTATTTCCGTCGTTCTCGATAAAGATGCCCCAAGCCAGGTGGATACTCACTGGGTCATGCAATACGGACAATTTGTCGTCCA CGATTTGGCCTTTACTACTCTCTTCCGGACGA ACGCCGACACGGGTATTCAGTGCTGCACGGAAGGAGGCAAGTTCTTGACCAAAACGGAGCTAATTCATCCGCAATGTCTGCCCATTGAGATTCCAATCGACGATCCGTTTTACGCGAAATTCGGTCAGCGTTGCATGAACTTTGTGCGATCCACTCCCGCACCCAGATCCGATTGCAGCCTTGGTCCCGCAGAACAG ATGAATGGCAACACTCACTTTCTGGATCAATCGAACGTGTATGGTTCTGACGTAAACACAGCGGCAGCATTACGGACGTTCGAGAAAGGCCAGTTGAAAGTAACTCGACGTAAGGGACATCACGAATTAGACTTACTTCCATCTGATAATGCTACCCAAATAAATTGTGCCTTGTCCAAAGCTGTTTCCGGCATTCATCCACCACCTGAAGTCCGATGTTTCAAAGCAG GCGATATACGACCAAATCAGAATCCCAACTTGGCTGTAACGCATACGATTTTCTTGCGCGAACACAACCGACTTGCAGCTGAGCTTTCCTATTTGAATCCGCACTGGGATGACGAACGACTGTATCAAGAAGCTAGACGCATTTCAATTGCTCAAATGCAGCACATCACTTGCAATGAATGGCTGCCAGGTGTTGTTGGAAGAGAGAAAATGCAAGAACTCGGTATGTTGCCATTGCAACACGGTTTCAGCAACGATTACGATGCCAACGTGAATCCAGGCATTCTGAACGAATTTTCGGGTGCAAGCTTTCGTTTCGGTCATTCGCTTATTCAAGGAAAACAAGA tttaaTCAATCACAGGAGAGAGAAGGAATCTCATATTTTGTTACGTCAGCACTTTTTGAAAACGCAAACACTTTACACACCCGGCAATCTCGACAAGTTTCTCATAGGTCTGGCTACACAACCCAGACAAGATTTCGACAATTATTTCACTGAAGAA GTTACCAATCATTTGTTCGAAGAGGAAGGCAAAGGTTTCGGTTTGGATTTGGTATCTCTCAATATTCAACGCGGTCGTGAACACG GTATTCCGGGATACAATACTTTCCGTGCGTTGTGCGGACTCCATCGTGCAAAAGATTTCAAGGATCTCCTCGATGTGATTTCCCCAGCG ATTGTCGAACGTTTTGAGCTTCTCTACGACTCGGTGGATGATATTGATCTGTTTATCGGAGGCATTTCCGAGAGCAAAGTTGAAGGCGCTTCTGTTGGCCCTACGTTCCAGTGCATGATAGCCCAACAGTTTTCAAGACTGAAACGGGGTGATCGCTTCTTCTACGATCTTGCTGGACAGCCTGGCTCATTCACTGAAG AGCAATTGTACGAAATCCGGCAGACAAGTTTTGCCCGTCTAATTTGCGATAATAGCCATGTCCAGCACACTCAACCATTGGTCTTCAAATTGGAGTCTGTCCA AAATCCAGTTGTGGGCTGCGAATCGCCGTCTATTCCTCGTGTAAATCTTCTTGCGTGGCAAGAAGGTAACGATAAGTATTTCAAACGACCTTACGATACCCCATACACGAAGATCTCGTACTAA